A part of Dehalogenimonas sp. W genomic DNA contains:
- a CDS encoding CcmD family protein produces MENIEYLFAVFAIIWVVIFAYVMILIRRQQRLKQEISRLTEILSERT; encoded by the coding sequence ATGGAAAACATAGAATATTTATTTGCTGTATTCGCCATAATCTGGGTCGTGATTTTTGCCTACGTTATGATATTGATCCGAAGACAGCAACGCTTGAAACAAGAAATTTCGCGTTTGACCGAGATTCTCTCCGAACGTACTTAA
- a CDS encoding heme lyase CcmF/NrfE family subunit, with the protein MADIGYIALFLALAVSVYSVIAFIVGGIKNGNSAWFGSARNSLLAATGLITIAVGVLWTAILTHQFNIEYVAQYTSTDMPLVYLISTLWAGNDGSLLFWAWLLSIFAAIVVLTRHRTGQDLVPIASAVMMFSLVFFLVLLVVVANPFDTLSFTPLEGNGLNPLLENIGMVVHPPTLLFGYVGFTVPFAFAIAALVKGRASDEWLVLSRRWALITWLILGLGLVIGMWWAYVELGWGGYWAWDPVENAGLMPWLLATAFLHSIKMQRRRGMFKVWNMLLIIGTFGLSIFGTFLTRSGLLSSVHTFGETGLEPYFLTFLGVTILGALGLLAYRSRMLRSETEMESFVSRESTFLLNNLLFVGATIAVFVGTMFPAISELFGGSEVTLGANFFNQVNGPIFLAIVALAGICTLIGWRKASNSNLIRNFLRPLIAALVLAVVLFALGVRELTALAAYPLLLFVLMTILTEWLRGANSRRKVRNENFIIAFLRLIWSNKPRYGGYIIHLGILVMTMGIIGSSVFDAKTTAVLNEGETVEINQYALTFDKLDFYTTPSRDVITAGLAVTADGKDAGHIIAEKIYHYSFAQPVTEVGIIGSPIEDLYVIFIDWDETGAAAFEIRVIPLVLWVWIGGMIIALGGVVAFWPERRAVTA; encoded by the coding sequence ATGGCTGATATCGGTTACATCGCGCTTTTCCTTGCGCTGGCCGTCTCTGTTTATTCTGTAATAGCTTTCATCGTTGGTGGCATCAAGAATGGTAATTCAGCTTGGTTCGGAAGCGCGCGAAACAGCCTTCTGGCAGCTACTGGTCTGATTACCATTGCCGTCGGCGTTTTGTGGACGGCAATACTGACCCATCAGTTTAATATTGAATATGTTGCCCAGTATACCTCCACCGATATGCCCCTTGTATATCTTATAAGTACTTTGTGGGCGGGTAACGATGGTTCTTTGTTGTTCTGGGCCTGGTTGTTGTCAATATTTGCCGCCATCGTAGTTCTTACACGACACCGCACCGGTCAGGACCTGGTTCCGATTGCCTCAGCCGTGATGATGTTTAGCCTGGTGTTTTTCTTGGTGTTGTTGGTGGTTGTTGCCAATCCGTTTGATACATTGAGCTTTACCCCCCTTGAAGGTAACGGGCTGAATCCGTTGCTGGAGAACATCGGGATGGTGGTACACCCGCCGACCCTGCTTTTTGGATATGTCGGTTTTACCGTACCTTTTGCATTTGCTATTGCCGCCCTGGTCAAAGGACGGGCCAGCGACGAATGGCTGGTCCTAAGTCGCCGCTGGGCACTGATTACCTGGCTTATCCTCGGTCTCGGCCTGGTTATCGGCATGTGGTGGGCTTACGTTGAATTAGGCTGGGGCGGTTATTGGGCGTGGGATCCGGTTGAAAACGCGGGCCTGATGCCTTGGTTGCTGGCCACTGCTTTTTTGCATTCCATCAAGATGCAGCGCCGGCGGGGCATGTTCAAAGTCTGGAATATGCTCCTGATTATAGGTACGTTCGGGCTCAGTATATTTGGAACTTTCCTTACGCGCAGTGGGCTGCTTTCGTCGGTTCATACCTTTGGTGAAACCGGGCTTGAGCCTTATTTTCTTACCTTTTTAGGTGTTACCATTTTAGGTGCGTTGGGATTGCTGGCATACAGAAGCCGGATGCTCAGAAGCGAAACCGAGATGGAATCGTTTGTGTCCAGAGAAAGCACCTTTTTACTGAATAATCTTCTGTTTGTCGGTGCCACCATCGCTGTTTTTGTCGGTACTATGTTTCCGGCTATCTCCGAACTGTTCGGCGGTTCCGAGGTTACTTTAGGAGCCAATTTCTTTAATCAGGTAAACGGGCCGATATTCCTGGCTATTGTTGCATTGGCTGGTATTTGCACACTGATTGGCTGGCGGAAAGCGTCTAATAGTAATCTGATTCGCAATTTTTTACGGCCGCTGATTGCTGCTTTGGTGCTGGCGGTTGTGTTGTTTGCCTTAGGGGTCCGCGAATTGACGGCGTTGGCAGCTTACCCGCTTTTGCTTTTTGTCCTGATGACCATTTTAACGGAGTGGTTGCGGGGGGCCAATTCCCGCCGTAAGGTCAGGAACGAGAATTTTATTATCGCTTTCCTGCGGTTGATCTGGTCAAACAAGCCCCGCTATGGCGGTTACATCATTCATCTGGGTATTCTGGTAATGACCATGGGCATCATCGGCTCATCGGTGTTTGATGCCAAAACCACTGCCGTGTTGAATGAAGGTGAGACCGTTGAGATCAACCAATATGCCCTGACATTTGATAAGCTGGATTTTTATACTACCCCCAGCAGAGATGTGATTACTGCCGGACTGGCGGTAACTGCTGATGGCAAAGATGCCGGGCATATTATTGCAGAGAAGATATACCACTATAGTTTTGCGCAACCAGTGACGGAAGTCGGCATCATCGGTTCCCCCATAGAAGACTTGTACGTCATATTTATAGACTGGGATGAAACCGGAGCTGCCGCTTTTGAGATTAGAGTAATTCCGCTGGTGTTGTGGGTATGGATAGGGGGCATGATTATTGCCCTGGGCGGAGTGGTCGCCTTCTGGCCGGAACGCCGTGCGGTAACTGCCTGA
- a CDS encoding heme exporter protein CcmB, protein MSSSFKKIKAILYKDMISELRTREVTFSVLVFSLLVIVIFNFAFGVDRPTMEAVAPGVLWVAFAFAGVLALNRTFIPEKENGCLDGILSCPVSREDIFLGKMLSSLVFMLVVEAITLPVFAVLFNLPVLSLQIIVVTVLSTIGFVAVGTLFSALAVNTRAREMVLPILFLPVAVPVIISAVKASEIALAGGGWGDISSWVLIIVAFDAVFVTVPYLVFNYVVEE, encoded by the coding sequence GTGAGTTCATCTTTTAAGAAAATAAAGGCAATCCTTTACAAGGATATGATCTCGGAACTGCGGACCCGTGAGGTGACCTTTTCCGTATTGGTATTTTCATTACTGGTTATCGTGATTTTTAATTTTGCGTTCGGAGTGGACAGGCCGACGATGGAAGCCGTGGCGCCGGGGGTGCTCTGGGTCGCATTTGCGTTTGCCGGAGTTCTTGCGTTAAATCGGACATTCATACCGGAAAAAGAAAATGGGTGTCTTGATGGTATTTTATCGTGTCCGGTTAGCCGCGAAGATATCTTTTTGGGAAAAATGTTGTCCAGTTTGGTCTTCATGCTGGTGGTTGAAGCGATTACTCTGCCGGTTTTTGCGGTTCTTTTTAACCTGCCGGTCCTCTCGTTACAGATTATTGTGGTCACTGTTCTGTCCACCATCGGCTTCGTTGCCGTCGGCACCTTGTTTTCAGCTTTAGCAGTCAATACACGGGCCAGGGAAATGGTATTGCCCATTCTGTTTTTGCCGGTGGCTGTCCCCGTGATTATCAGTGCGGTTAAAGCCTCAGAAATAGCGCTTGCCGGTGGCGGCTGGGGGGACATTTCTTCGTGGGTGTTGATCATAGTGGCTTTTGACGCCGTATTTGTGACCGTCCCATACCTGGTTTTTAATTATGTTGTGGAGGAGTAG
- a CDS encoding cytochrome c maturation protein CcmE, giving the protein MGKKKFVIGGLILFLAIGSLGWVGFMNSATYYYEVNDFLERQELLGDQSVRVNGTVVSGSVETANGGLGITFTIRDVTLSSATIPVVYHGAVPDTFQPDTDVVVEGKFSADGVFEATAIMTKCASKYEPELAE; this is encoded by the coding sequence ATGGGTAAGAAGAAGTTTGTTATCGGCGGTTTGATTCTGTTTCTCGCGATCGGTTCGCTTGGCTGGGTGGGGTTTATGAATTCAGCCACTTATTATTACGAAGTCAATGATTTTCTGGAGCGACAGGAACTTCTTGGCGATCAGAGTGTCCGGGTTAATGGGACAGTCGTTTCCGGCTCGGTGGAGACCGCGAACGGGGGATTGGGCATCACTTTCACAATTAGGGATGTGACATTAAGTTCCGCGACTATTCCGGTCGTCTATCACGGGGCAGTACCGGACACCTTTCAACCGGATACTGACGTAGTTGTTGAAGGGAAATTTTCTGCGGATGGCGTTTTTGAAGCGACAGCTATTATGACTAAGTGCGCTTCAAAATATGAACCTGAGCTTGCAGAATGA
- a CDS encoding cytochrome c biogenesis protein CcsA — protein sequence MDKPMKTISPRWSYFLLGLSAVSIIVSLFMVFVVVPTEATMGIIQRIFYYHVPVAWVAFLAFFVVFVASIMYLWKRSRMWDIIAHAAAEIGVIFTTLVLITGSIWAKPIWGVWWTWDARLTASLVLWLIYISYLIVRSFIAEEERAARFAAVVGIIGFVDVPIVALAIVLWGTQHPNPVIFEGGLAPTMLATLLTSLLAITSVFFLLLLQRISLRQDELRINELKRYLD from the coding sequence ATGGATAAACCGATGAAAACAATATCCCCCCGATGGAGTTATTTTCTGCTGGGATTGAGCGCTGTTTCAATTATCGTCAGTTTGTTTATGGTTTTTGTCGTGGTGCCTACTGAAGCTACCATGGGCATCATTCAGCGTATTTTTTATTATCATGTACCGGTGGCCTGGGTGGCATTTCTGGCGTTTTTCGTGGTCTTTGTCGCCAGCATAATGTATCTGTGGAAACGGTCACGAATGTGGGATATTATCGCGCACGCAGCTGCCGAGATTGGCGTTATTTTTACTACGCTGGTCTTGATAACCGGTTCTATTTGGGCCAAGCCCATTTGGGGTGTTTGGTGGACCTGGGATGCGCGCCTGACGGCGTCCCTGGTATTATGGCTGATTTATATCTCCTACTTAATTGTCCGTTCATTTATCGCTGAAGAAGAGCGGGCGGCTCGCTTTGCCGCCGTAGTCGGTATTATAGGCTTTGTGGATGTTCCCATTGTGGCCCTGGCTATCGTCCTGTGGGGCACTCAGCATCCCAATCCGGTTATTTTTGAGGGCGGGTTGGCACCGACCATGCTGGCGACACTGCTGACAAGCCTGCTGGCTATTACGAGTGTATTCTTCCTGTTATTGCTGCAGCGCATATCGCTCAGACAAGATGAACTTAGAATCAACGAATTAAAACGTTATTTGGACTGA
- a CDS encoding multiheme c-type cytochrome → MPKMTRGGVVATLLGALMLFGLSLVFVGCTGEQGLAGPAGPAGPQGPPGEPGEDPTVACIDCHNETGLITSKRLQYSYSVHGTSAPESDTQTVYDYAGARDNCTACHSGTGFITWQEQGGSTSAVKAAVNNTRIDCRACHEIHTTYSEDDFKLRTIDAVPMLIDSTKIYDAGSSNLCANCHQSRTPAPVPGGGVVAIPNTHYGPHHGPQATMLLSIGGYGLVDDPNPHATQVEGGCVTCHMADDKATQAGGHTFNASLAGCQSCHEGLNTFDRHGVQTETKALLNQLESLLTQQGVMHDGEPVAGKTFTEDQVGAYFNWLYITEDGSLGVHNSYYVQELLKKSISDIS, encoded by the coding sequence ATGCCAAAAATGACTCGGGGAGGGGTGGTGGCCACATTACTTGGGGCGCTCATGTTATTTGGGTTGTCACTGGTGTTTGTGGGATGTACCGGGGAGCAGGGATTAGCAGGACCGGCAGGACCTGCGGGCCCGCAAGGACCTCCAGGTGAACCGGGCGAAGACCCAACGGTGGCTTGTATTGACTGCCATAACGAAACTGGTCTGATCACCTCAAAAAGACTGCAATACAGCTATTCCGTACACGGAACCAGCGCGCCGGAATCAGATACTCAGACTGTATATGATTATGCCGGAGCTCGCGACAACTGCACCGCCTGCCATTCAGGAACCGGTTTTATAACCTGGCAGGAACAAGGTGGTTCAACGAGTGCAGTCAAAGCAGCAGTCAATAACACCAGAATTGATTGCCGTGCTTGCCACGAAATCCACACGACCTATTCAGAGGATGACTTCAAGTTGCGCACAATTGATGCGGTGCCGATGCTGATTGACTCCACTAAGATCTATGACGCCGGCAGCAGCAACTTGTGTGCTAATTGTCACCAGTCTCGAACCCCGGCACCGGTGCCGGGTGGTGGAGTGGTTGCTATTCCTAATACCCACTATGGACCGCATCATGGGCCCCAGGCAACCATGCTGTTGAGCATCGGGGGGTACGGACTCGTTGATGACCCCAATCCTCATGCAACTCAGGTGGAAGGCGGCTGTGTAACCTGCCACATGGCCGATGACAAAGCCACCCAGGCCGGAGGCCACACCTTCAATGCTTCTCTGGCTGGGTGTCAGAGTTGCCATGAAGGATTGAATACCTTTGATCGTCATGGTGTTCAAACTGAGACCAAGGCTTTGTTAAACCAATTGGAATCTTTGCTTACGCAACAAGGCGTGATGCATGACGGCGAACCGGTTGCCGGTAAAACCTTCACTGAAGATCAGGTTGGAGCATACTTCAATTGGCTGTACATAACTGAAGACGGCAGCCTCGGCGTTCACAATTCCTACTATGTCCAGGAGCTATTGAAGAAGTCTATTTCTGATATAAGCTAA
- a CDS encoding ABC transporter ATP-binding protein: MVGKDEKELAVTVSQLVKTFNHRPALKDVSLTIGRGEKLVIFGPNGAGKTTLLKILATLMKPGSGTVRIEGYSLDQDAEQIRRRIGVVSHQSYLYGGLTAFENLEFYAKLHDIPNPGRKVREVVDLVAMTPRINDRVVTFSRGMQQRVSIARSLLHDPSILLLDEPETGLDQAAIATVWSLLRERGRTIIMTTHSLERGLEIADRVVILNKGRVVLESSVSSMSLASCRQSYFELTGARS; encoded by the coding sequence GTGGTAGGGAAGGACGAGAAAGAACTGGCGGTTACGGTTAGTCAACTCGTCAAAACGTTCAACCATCGTCCTGCTCTTAAGGATGTGTCCTTAACAATCGGACGGGGGGAGAAGCTCGTTATCTTCGGCCCCAACGGGGCTGGTAAGACTACCTTGCTAAAAATTCTTGCGACCCTGATGAAGCCTGGTTCCGGCACCGTCCGTATTGAGGGGTATAGTCTTGACCAGGACGCCGAACAAATCCGGAGACGGATCGGAGTGGTCAGTCATCAGAGTTACCTTTACGGCGGCTTGACGGCCTTTGAAAATCTGGAATTTTATGCCAAATTACATGACATCCCAAATCCTGGCCGTAAGGTTAGGGAAGTGGTGGATCTGGTGGCAATGACCCCCAGAATTAACGATAGGGTTGTCACTTTTTCCCGGGGTATGCAGCAACGGGTTTCCATCGCTCGCTCCTTACTGCATGACCCGTCAATTTTGTTGTTGGATGAACCGGAAACCGGACTTGACCAGGCGGCTATCGCTACCGTCTGGAGTCTTCTACGGGAGCGCGGACGTACCATAATAATGACCACTCACAGTCTGGAAAGAGGATTGGAAATTGCAGACCGGGTGGTTATTCTGAACAAGGGAAGAGTTGTCCTGGAATCCTCGGTTTCATCTATGAGTCTGGCAAGTTGCCGCCAATCATACTTTGAACTGACCGGAGCCAGATCGTGA
- a CDS encoding cytochrome c3 family protein produces MATFTGRKWILFGIITLMMSLLFILSACSQTPDEETSGTVEDSHTTVEYAGSDACFDCHPAIHNDFVTSGNPWKLKTSEVARNNPIPIPAGYAWELISYVIGGNTWKTLYVDNNGYLITSAGGKPGNNQYNLLTGVWSDYAPDEQIPFTCGECHTTGYSPEGNQGGLPGIVGTWELEGVQCEACHGPARDHVEGQGEKKETVVIDSSAALCGRCHTSGDDLSVIPANNGFILKNGQYNEHQASPHQYTDCVKCHDPHKKGEFSVKIDCGDCHLKVRDDYTGSTMDIVGVDCEDCHMPKATLSGQSLGLYQGDVRTHLFRINTDPDAPMFSEDGSQANGYVTLDFACLSCHLQRDIEWAAANAPGIHSAGK; encoded by the coding sequence ATGGCAACATTTACGGGCAGAAAATGGATTTTATTCGGCATTATCACGCTCATGATGTCGCTGCTTTTCATTCTCTCAGCCTGTTCTCAAACCCCCGACGAAGAAACCAGCGGTACCGTTGAAGATTCTCATACCACAGTTGAATATGCCGGTTCCGATGCTTGCTTTGACTGTCATCCCGCAATCCACAATGATTTTGTGACCTCCGGTAATCCCTGGAAGTTAAAAACCTCTGAGGTTGCCCGCAATAATCCCATTCCGATACCTGCCGGATATGCTTGGGAACTGATCAGCTATGTCATCGGCGGTAATACATGGAAGACATTGTATGTGGACAATAACGGCTACCTGATTACCTCTGCCGGCGGTAAACCCGGCAACAATCAGTATAATCTGCTTACCGGCGTCTGGTCGGATTATGCCCCGGACGAACAGATTCCATTTACTTGCGGTGAATGTCATACCACCGGTTATTCTCCGGAAGGTAATCAGGGCGGTTTGCCCGGCATCGTCGGCACCTGGGAACTGGAGGGTGTTCAGTGTGAAGCCTGCCACGGGCCGGCCCGGGATCATGTTGAAGGACAGGGTGAAAAAAAGGAGACGGTGGTTATTGATTCTTCTGCCGCATTGTGTGGCCGCTGTCATACCAGCGGTGATGACCTGAGTGTCATCCCGGCTAACAATGGGTTCATATTAAAGAACGGGCAATATAATGAACATCAGGCGTCCCCTCACCAGTATACGGATTGTGTAAAATGCCATGACCCGCATAAAAAGGGTGAGTTCTCCGTCAAGATAGATTGTGGTGATTGTCACTTGAAGGTGCGTGACGACTATACCGGCAGTACCATGGATATTGTAGGCGTAGACTGTGAAGATTGTCACATGCCTAAGGCAACGCTCTCCGGCCAGAGCCTTGGTCTTTATCAGGGTGATGTCAGAACGCACTTGTTCCGGATCAACACCGACCCGGATGCTCCGATGTTCAGTGAGGACGGGAGTCAGGCTAACGGGTATGTAACCCTGGATTTTGCCTGCCTGTCATGCCATTTGCAACGAGACATTGAATGGGCGGCGGCTAATGCTCCAGGGATTCACTCGGCGGGTAAGTGA